The proteins below come from a single Tepidibacillus fermentans genomic window:
- the atpF gene encoding F0F1 ATP synthase subunit B — MEIALGSFLIQILAFALLFLLLKKYAFGPLVKVMVQRQENIREQINMAEKNRQEAEKLLKEQNEAIQKARVEAHEIVERARVNSVKQADEIIETARREAERIKEQAIQEIQHEREKAVEALREQVGTLSVLLASKIIEKELDVKEQSKLIDDFMKQVGESL; from the coding sequence GTGGAAATTGCATTGGGCAGTTTTCTCATTCAAATTCTTGCCTTTGCATTATTATTTCTTTTATTAAAAAAATATGCGTTTGGTCCTTTAGTGAAAGTAATGGTCCAGCGTCAAGAAAATATACGTGAACAGATCAATATGGCAGAAAAGAATCGTCAAGAAGCTGAAAAACTGTTGAAAGAACAGAACGAAGCGATTCAAAAAGCACGTGTTGAAGCACATGAGATCGTCGAGCGTGCTCGAGTAAATAGTGTGAAGCAGGCAGATGAAATTATTGAAACGGCTAGACGTGAGGCTGAGAGAATCAAAGAGCAAGCCATTCAAGAAATCCAACATGAACGTGAAAAAGCTGTGGAAGCTTTACGTGAGCAAGTAGGTACTTTATCCGTTTTACTAGCTTCTAAGATTATCGAAAAAGAACTAGATGTAAAAGAACAGTCGAAGTTAATTGATGACTTTATGAAACAAGTAGGGGAAAG